Within Thermococcus celer Vu 13 = JCM 8558, the genomic segment AAGTGCTTTGAGCTCGTTTTTGAGAGCGAGGAGCCGGAGGAGGACGTCGAAGAAATGTGCAAACGCCTGCTCGCCAACCCCCTGATCCACACCTACGAGTACGAAATAGAGCCGCTGGGTGAGTGAGATGCCAAAGTTCGCCGTTGTAGTGTTTCCGGGGACGAACTGCGACTTTGAGACCCTTGAAGCGATTAGAAAAGCCGGGGGCAAAGCGGAGC encodes:
- the purS gene encoding phosphoribosylformylglycinamidine synthase subunit PurS encodes the protein MRWKAKIIVRLKEGLNDPEGRVIGKALKNLGYDVDELKVPKCFELVFESEEPEEDVEEMCKRLLANPLIHTYEYEIEPLGE